From Ramlibacter tataouinensis, the proteins below share one genomic window:
- a CDS encoding copper-binding protein, which produces MKKTTLLFACLLFGVLPPLQAATPASAPASVADEYTRGEIRKIDLPAGKVTLKHEQIRSLGMDPMTMAFLMKDPTVLGRFQVGDKVRFRAIYQGGRYIVTDLEPVR; this is translated from the coding sequence ATGAAAAAAACGACGCTCCTCTTCGCCTGCCTGCTTTTCGGGGTCCTGCCCCCGCTGCAGGCGGCCACGCCTGCCAGTGCCCCGGCCTCGGTCGCCGACGAGTACACCCGGGGCGAAATCCGCAAGATCGACCTGCCGGCTGGCAAGGTCACGCTCAAGCACGAGCAGATCCGCAGCCTGGGCATGGACCCGATGACCATGGCCTTCCTGATGAAGGACCCCACCGTGTTGGGCCGCTTCCAGGTGGGCGACAAGGTGCGCTTTCGCGCGATCTACCAGGGCGGCCGGTACATCGTCACCGATCTGGAGCCGGTGCGCTGA
- the crcB gene encoding fluoride efflux transporter CrcB produces the protein MFFSVLSIATGASLGALLRWFLAGRFNPLFPAVPLGTLAANLAGGYLVGVAVAVFAASPQLSPQVRLFVITGFLGGLTTFSTFSAEVVVHLQEGRTAWALATAFAHMLGSFALTALGIATVAWARRGG, from the coding sequence ATGTTCTTCTCGGTTCTGTCAATTGCGACCGGCGCGTCGCTCGGCGCCCTGCTGCGCTGGTTCCTGGCGGGACGCTTCAACCCCCTGTTCCCCGCGGTGCCGCTAGGCACCCTGGCGGCCAACCTGGCGGGCGGCTACCTGGTGGGCGTGGCCGTGGCGGTGTTCGCCGCCTCGCCCCAGCTCTCGCCGCAGGTGCGGCTGTTCGTGATCACGGGCTTTCTGGGCGGACTCACCACCTTCTCGACCTTCTCCGCCGAAGTGGTGGTGCACCTGCAGGAAGGCCGCACGGCCTGGGCGCTGGCGACGGCCTTTGCCCACATGCTGGGCTCGTTCGCGCTGACGGCGCTGGGCATCGCCACGGTGGCGTGGGCCCGGCGCGGGGGCTGA
- a CDS encoding indolepyruvate ferredoxin oxidoreductase family protein, which yields MAETHFAPTPLRRPDYKLSDSLWATGGAIFLTGTQALVRLMLMQRQRDAAAGLNSQGFISGYRGSPLGMVDLAVWKAGSKFEAAGIRFLPAINEELAATAVLGTQRVEADPERTCEGVFALWYGKGPGVDRAGDALKHGNAYGASPHGGVLMVAGDDHGCVSSSMPHQSDQAFQAWHAPIVSPANVAEYLEFGLYGWQLSRFSGNWVGFTALSEVVESASTVDLDLVNARVAAWQDAATVMQATGYAPPAGGLHYRWPDLPSLVIEQRLHAKLDAVRAFARVNSIDRHIVESAHATVGIVTAGKAHYDFMEVLRRLDISPETLAAHGVRIYKLGLTYPLEPTRMQEFARGLEEVLVIEEKGAVVEDQLRTMFYNQPVRPAIVGKQDAQGRPLVSALGELRPSRLIELVAQWLAAHYPDLDRRHLVRDFTLPELLANDSDSVKRLPYFCAGCPHNTSTRVPEGSHAQAGIGCHFMASWMNRETEGLIQMGGEGVDWVSHAMFTKVPHVFQNLGDGTYYHSGYLAIRQAVAARSTITYKILFNDAVAMTGGQPVDGIISVDGIARQVEAEGVKQVVVLSDAIAKYDAIRNRFPAGTEFHDRDALDEVQRRLREVPGVTVLIYEQTCAAEKRRRRKKGELVDPARRVFINERVCEGCGDCSVQSNCVAVLPAETPLGRKRKIDQSSCNKDYSCVKGFCPSFVGVVGGKLRKKAGALAGGAEDFTRRVDALPLPAPHTWTAPYDLLVTGVGGTGVVTVGALISMAAHLEGKSASVLDFMGFAQKGGSVLSFVRLADLPSRLNQVRIDTQQADAILACDLVVGASPEALATVRHGRTQILANVHEVPVAESLRNPDASLKVPQLLEKLDFAAGHEFVETLDAQALAEAFLGDSIVSNILCLGYAWQRGLVPVSLPALLRAIELNGVAVDNNKLALSLGRLAAADPAAIQALLADDEQVAVHPEPVRESFEALVARGVAHLTGYQGAAYAKSYSEFVRRVVERERVLGADASLPLSQAVARSLLKLMAYKDEYEVARLYTDGEFRRALQHQFEGELRLEFYMAPPVLSRSRHGQAPRKLRLGPWMMPAMKLLAWGKRLRGTPLDLFGRTQERRMERQLIANYRDRIEALLPALDASRLKAATEIAALPLAMRGFGHVKLANVALAQVREAELLYRFDPATYPRPERTPQAGQIRGIRVTASA from the coding sequence ATGGCCGAGACCCACTTTGCACCCACCCCGCTGCGACGGCCCGACTACAAGCTCAGCGACAGCCTGTGGGCGACCGGCGGCGCGATCTTCCTCACCGGCACCCAGGCGCTGGTGCGGCTCATGCTCATGCAGCGCCAGCGCGATGCGGCGGCGGGGCTGAACAGCCAGGGCTTCATCAGCGGCTACCGCGGCTCGCCGCTGGGCATGGTGGACCTCGCCGTGTGGAAAGCCGGAAGCAAGTTCGAGGCGGCAGGCATCCGCTTCCTGCCTGCCATCAACGAAGAGCTTGCCGCCACCGCCGTGCTCGGCACGCAGCGGGTGGAAGCCGACCCCGAGCGCACCTGCGAGGGCGTGTTCGCGCTCTGGTATGGCAAGGGCCCGGGCGTGGACCGCGCCGGCGATGCGCTCAAGCACGGCAATGCCTACGGCGCCTCACCCCACGGCGGCGTGCTGATGGTGGCGGGCGACGACCACGGCTGCGTGTCGTCCTCGATGCCGCACCAGAGCGACCAGGCCTTCCAGGCCTGGCACGCGCCCATCGTGTCGCCCGCCAACGTGGCCGAGTACCTGGAGTTCGGCCTGTACGGCTGGCAGCTGTCGCGCTTCTCGGGCAACTGGGTCGGCTTCACCGCCCTGTCCGAGGTGGTGGAAAGCGCCTCCACCGTGGACCTGGACCTGGTGAACGCGCGCGTGGCCGCCTGGCAGGACGCGGCCACCGTGATGCAGGCCACCGGCTACGCGCCGCCGGCCGGCGGCCTCCACTACCGCTGGCCCGACCTGCCATCGCTGGTGATCGAGCAGCGGCTGCATGCCAAGCTGGATGCGGTGCGCGCCTTCGCCCGCGTCAACAGCATCGACCGCCACATCGTCGAGAGCGCGCATGCCACCGTGGGCATCGTGACCGCCGGCAAGGCGCACTACGACTTCATGGAGGTGCTGCGCCGCCTGGACATCTCGCCCGAGACACTGGCGGCGCACGGCGTGCGCATCTACAAGCTGGGCCTGACCTACCCCCTCGAGCCGACGCGCATGCAGGAGTTCGCGCGCGGTCTCGAGGAAGTGCTGGTGATCGAGGAAAAGGGGGCGGTCGTCGAAGACCAGCTGCGCACCATGTTCTACAACCAGCCGGTGCGCCCGGCCATCGTCGGCAAGCAGGATGCGCAGGGCCGCCCGCTGGTGTCGGCGCTGGGCGAGCTGCGCCCCTCGCGCCTGATCGAGCTGGTGGCCCAGTGGCTGGCGGCGCACTACCCCGACCTGGACCGGCGCCACCTGGTGCGCGACTTCACCCTGCCCGAACTGCTGGCCAACGACAGCGACAGTGTCAAGCGCCTGCCCTACTTCTGCGCGGGCTGCCCGCACAACACCTCGACCCGGGTGCCGGAAGGCTCGCACGCGCAAGCCGGTATCGGCTGCCACTTCATGGCCAGCTGGATGAACCGCGAGACCGAAGGCCTGATCCAGATGGGCGGCGAAGGCGTGGACTGGGTCTCGCACGCCATGTTCACCAAGGTGCCGCATGTGTTCCAGAATCTGGGCGACGGCACCTACTACCACTCGGGCTATCTGGCGATCCGCCAGGCGGTCGCCGCCCGCTCGACCATCACCTACAAGATCCTGTTCAACGACGCGGTGGCCATGACCGGCGGCCAGCCGGTGGACGGCATCATCAGCGTGGACGGGATCGCGCGCCAGGTGGAAGCCGAAGGCGTGAAGCAGGTCGTGGTGCTGTCGGACGCCATCGCCAAGTACGACGCGATCAGGAACCGCTTCCCCGCCGGCACCGAGTTCCACGACCGCGATGCGCTGGACGAAGTGCAGCGGCGCCTGCGCGAAGTGCCGGGCGTGACGGTGCTGATCTACGAACAGACCTGCGCCGCCGAGAAGCGCCGCCGGCGCAAGAAGGGCGAGCTGGTCGACCCGGCGCGACGCGTGTTCATCAACGAACGCGTATGCGAGGGCTGCGGCGACTGCTCGGTGCAAAGCAATTGCGTGGCGGTGCTGCCGGCCGAGACGCCGCTGGGCCGCAAGCGCAAGATCGACCAGTCCAGCTGCAACAAGGACTACTCCTGCGTCAAGGGCTTCTGCCCCAGCTTCGTCGGCGTGGTCGGCGGCAAGTTGCGCAAGAAGGCCGGCGCGCTCGCCGGCGGCGCCGAAGACTTCACCCGCCGCGTCGATGCCCTGCCCCTGCCCGCCCCCCACACCTGGACCGCGCCCTACGACCTGCTGGTCACCGGTGTCGGCGGCACCGGCGTGGTGACCGTGGGCGCGCTCATCTCGATGGCCGCCCACCTGGAAGGCAAGAGCGCCAGCGTGCTGGACTTCATGGGCTTCGCGCAGAAGGGCGGCTCGGTCCTGAGCTTCGTGCGGCTGGCCGACCTGCCCTCGCGCCTGAACCAGGTGCGCATCGACACGCAGCAGGCCGACGCCATCCTGGCCTGCGACCTGGTGGTGGGCGCCTCGCCCGAGGCGCTGGCCACGGTGCGCCATGGCCGGACGCAGATCCTGGCGAACGTGCACGAGGTCCCGGTGGCGGAAAGCCTGCGCAATCCCGATGCCAGCCTGAAGGTGCCGCAGCTGCTGGAAAAGCTCGACTTCGCCGCGGGGCACGAGTTCGTCGAGACGCTGGATGCACAGGCTCTGGCCGAAGCCTTCCTCGGCGACTCGATCGTCTCCAACATCCTGTGCCTGGGCTATGCGTGGCAGCGCGGCCTGGTGCCGGTGAGCCTGCCGGCGCTGCTGCGGGCCATCGAACTCAATGGTGTTGCGGTGGACAACAACAAGCTGGCCCTCTCGCTCGGCCGCCTGGCGGCGGCCGATCCCGCAGCCATCCAGGCCCTGCTGGCCGACGACGAGCAGGTGGCGGTGCATCCCGAGCCGGTGCGCGAGAGCTTCGAGGCGCTGGTCGCGCGCGGCGTCGCCCACCTGACCGGCTACCAGGGCGCGGCCTACGCCAAGTCCTATTCCGAGTTCGTGCGGCGCGTGGTGGAACGCGAACGGGTCCTGGGCGCCGATGCGTCGCTGCCGCTGTCGCAGGCGGTCGCCCGCAGCCTGCTCAAGCTGATGGCCTACAAGGACGAATACGAAGTGGCGCGGCTCTACACCGACGGCGAGTTCCGGCGCGCGCTGCAGCACCAGTTCGAGGGCGAGCTGCGGCTGGAGTTCTACATGGCGCCGCCGGTGCTGAGCCGCTCGCGCCATGGGCAGGCGCCGCGCAAACTGCGCCTGGGCCCGTGGATGATGCCGGCGATGAAGCTGCTGGCATGGGGCAAGCGCCTGCGCGGCACGCCGCTGGACCTGTTCGGCCGCACGCAGGAGCGCCGCATGGAGCGCCAGCTGATCGCCAACTACCGCGACCGCATCGAGGCGCTGCTGCCGGCGCTCGACGCCTCGCGCCTCAAGGCCGCGACCGAGATTGCCGCGCTGCCGCTGGCCATGCGCGGCTTCGGCCACGTCAAGCTGGCCAACGTGGCGCTGGCACAGGTCCGTGAAGCGGAGCTGCTGTACCGCTTCGATCCGGCGACCTATCCGCGGCCCGAGCGCACGCCCCAGGCCGGGCAGATCCGCGGCATCCGCGTCACCGCGTCGGCATGA
- a CDS encoding SapC family protein has product MPETLYYERPVLLDRDKHRRWRVTAGSGFAFARKANSICLAGVEFGEAMKEYAIVFTRMASRRIAPVAMLGLRSRENLFVEDDGRWAGQYVPAFLRRYPFVLAHLGEQLAVCIDEAHTGLHQDRGEPLFDAQGGDTPLLANALEFLQRFQQEFARTEAFCQRLEQAGLLREMDAKAELADGRSFTVNGLLVVDEPRLMALPDAVALSLFRTGELHLVAMHLASLSNMRRLLDRIAQRQSSAPS; this is encoded by the coding sequence ATGCCGGAGACCCTGTACTACGAGCGGCCGGTGCTGCTCGATCGCGACAAGCACCGGCGCTGGCGCGTCACCGCCGGCAGCGGCTTCGCGTTCGCGCGCAAGGCCAACTCCATCTGCCTGGCCGGCGTCGAATTCGGCGAGGCCATGAAGGAGTACGCCATCGTGTTCACCCGGATGGCCAGCCGGCGGATCGCGCCGGTGGCCATGCTCGGGCTGCGCAGCCGGGAGAACCTGTTCGTGGAAGACGACGGCCGCTGGGCCGGGCAGTACGTGCCGGCGTTCCTGCGCCGCTATCCCTTCGTGCTGGCGCACCTGGGCGAGCAGCTGGCCGTGTGCATCGATGAGGCCCACACCGGCCTGCACCAGGACCGGGGCGAGCCGCTGTTCGACGCGCAGGGCGGCGACACGCCGCTGCTGGCGAATGCGCTGGAGTTCCTGCAGCGCTTCCAGCAGGAGTTCGCCCGCACCGAAGCCTTCTGCCAGCGCCTGGAGCAGGCCGGCTTGCTGCGCGAGATGGACGCCAAGGCCGAACTCGCGGACGGCCGCAGCTTCACCGTGAACGGCCTGCTGGTGGTGGACGAGCCCAGGCTGATGGCGCTGCCCGATGCGGTGGCGCTGTCGCTGTTCCGCACCGGCGAGCTGCACCTGGTCGCCATGCACCTCGCTTCACTGTCGAACATGCGGCGCCTGCTGGACCGGATCGCGCAGCGCCAGTCGTCGGCGCCGTCCTGA
- a CDS encoding hemolysin family protein encodes MEVLLIALLTLLNGVFAMSELALASSRKARLLAMAQEGDGGAEAALKLLDHPTQFLSTVQVGITATGVLNGIVGEAAFSGQLALWLQGFGVGPRIAGIAATGVVVAAITFITIIFGELVPKRIGQLYPERVSRLCARPMAWLAKAAGPFVKLLSATTQAILKLLKIDNARGRGMTEEEIAHSLEEGVDAGVIERHERQMVQNVFHLDDRPLTSMMVPRSDIQWLDAGLTPSAALRQVAGGEAHSWYPACRGSLDEVVGVVSVAQLLAPPPAAATLDALALPAIFVPETLTGMELLEQFRAKSGRLVFVVDEYGEVQGMMTPHDLLEAITGELQPEVQAEAWATLREDGSWLLDGVMPVSELKSRLEIRELPEEERGRYNTLAGLLLWASGHLPATGERIECAGWRFEVVDLDGRRIDKVLAQPLQVEPQPGAARTDAAAT; translated from the coding sequence ATGGAAGTCCTGCTGATCGCGCTGCTGACGTTGCTCAACGGCGTGTTTGCCATGTCCGAGTTGGCGCTGGCTTCCAGCCGCAAGGCGCGGCTCCTGGCCATGGCGCAAGAGGGCGACGGCGGGGCGGAGGCGGCGCTGAAGCTGCTGGACCACCCGACGCAGTTCCTCTCGACGGTGCAGGTGGGCATCACCGCCACGGGCGTGCTGAACGGCATCGTGGGTGAAGCCGCGTTCAGCGGCCAGCTGGCCTTGTGGCTGCAGGGGTTCGGCGTGGGCCCGCGCATTGCCGGCATCGCCGCCACCGGCGTGGTGGTGGCCGCCATCACCTTCATCACCATCATCTTCGGCGAACTGGTGCCCAAGCGCATCGGCCAGCTCTATCCCGAAAGGGTGTCGCGCCTCTGCGCCCGGCCCATGGCCTGGCTGGCGAAGGCTGCGGGGCCGTTCGTGAAGCTGCTTTCCGCGACCACGCAGGCGATCCTCAAGCTGCTCAAGATCGACAACGCCCGCGGGCGCGGCATGACCGAGGAAGAGATCGCGCACAGCCTGGAAGAAGGCGTGGACGCCGGCGTGATCGAGCGGCACGAGCGCCAGATGGTGCAGAACGTGTTCCACCTGGACGACCGGCCGCTGACCTCGATGATGGTGCCGCGCTCGGACATCCAGTGGCTGGATGCGGGCCTCACGCCGTCCGCGGCGCTGCGGCAGGTCGCCGGAGGCGAGGCGCACTCCTGGTATCCGGCCTGTCGCGGTTCTCTGGACGAGGTCGTGGGGGTGGTGAGCGTGGCGCAGCTGCTGGCCCCGCCGCCGGCCGCCGCCACGCTGGATGCGCTGGCGTTACCGGCCATCTTCGTGCCCGAAACGCTGACCGGCATGGAACTGCTGGAGCAGTTCCGCGCGAAGTCCGGCCGGCTGGTGTTCGTCGTCGACGAGTATGGCGAGGTGCAGGGCATGATGACGCCGCACGACCTGCTCGAAGCCATCACCGGCGAACTTCAGCCCGAGGTGCAGGCCGAAGCCTGGGCCACCCTGCGCGAGGACGGTTCCTGGCTGCTCGACGGCGTGATGCCGGTGTCCGAGCTCAAGTCGCGGCTGGAAATCCGCGAACTGCCCGAGGAAGAGCGCGGCCGCTACAACACGCTGGCGGGCTTGCTGCTGTGGGCGTCCGGGCACCTGCCGGCGACCGGCGAGCGCATCGAGTGCGCCGGCTGGAGGTTCGAAGTGGTCGACCTCGATGGCCGGCGCATCGACAAGGTGCTGGCCCAGCCCCTGCAGGTCGAGCCGCAGCCGGGCGCGGCGCGCACCGACGCGGCGGCGACCTGA
- a CDS encoding (2,3-dihydroxybenzoyl)adenylate synthase has translation MLDGFTPWPEPLAQRYRQAGYWEGLTLWAMVARTVARLPDKVALVAGDERQTYAELDRISARLGAALLQQGIRPLDRVVLQLPNIPAFVHYYLALVRIGAIPVTALRAHRHAEVRHFIRASGAVAYVVPDVAHKFDYRPMAMEMQQAFAGLRSVIVVGEPYAGQLAHDALLAATDEATVAATPATAKFEAVDVATMLLSGGTTSLSKLIPRTHEDYVLNARLCGQVAGFDERTVLMAILPLGHNYNLASPGLLGTFYYGGTVVLAPSADTADIFALVQKERVSVIAAVVPLISAWLSSPEPDRFDLSSLKVVQNGGARLAPELRQRLMTRFRCTPQEIYGTAEGLINMTRLDDPQELILHSSGRPVCEADEIKVVDDAGHEVPDGEAGELLTRGPYTIRGYYLAAEKNAEAFTADGFYRMGDIVRKQGRSIYTEGRRKDLINRGGEKISCEEVENYILMHPAVKSVSLVAMPDPVFGEKACAFVILKEGAQLGFEELIAFLKTHRIAAFKLPERLEVVGQFPLSPVGKILKRQLRDQIAATLEREGKA, from the coding sequence ATGCTCGATGGTTTCACCCCCTGGCCTGAGCCGCTGGCGCAGCGCTACCGGCAAGCCGGCTATTGGGAAGGCCTGACCCTGTGGGCCATGGTGGCGCGCACCGTGGCGCGCCTGCCGGACAAGGTGGCGCTGGTGGCCGGCGACGAGCGGCAGACCTACGCAGAGCTGGACCGCATCTCCGCGCGCCTGGGCGCCGCGCTGCTGCAGCAGGGCATCCGTCCGCTGGACCGGGTGGTGCTGCAGCTGCCCAACATCCCCGCCTTCGTCCACTACTACCTGGCCCTGGTGCGCATCGGCGCGATCCCGGTGACCGCGCTGCGGGCTCACCGCCACGCCGAGGTGCGCCACTTCATCCGCGCCTCCGGCGCCGTGGCCTACGTGGTGCCGGATGTGGCGCACAAGTTCGACTACCGGCCCATGGCGATGGAGATGCAGCAGGCGTTTGCCGGCTTGCGGTCGGTGATCGTGGTCGGCGAGCCGTATGCCGGCCAGCTCGCGCATGACGCGCTGCTGGCTGCGACCGACGAGGCCACGGTCGCGGCCACCCCGGCGACGGCGAAATTCGAGGCCGTCGATGTCGCCACCATGCTGCTGTCCGGCGGCACCACCTCGCTGTCGAAGCTGATTCCCCGCACCCACGAGGACTACGTACTCAACGCGCGCTTGTGCGGCCAGGTGGCCGGTTTCGACGAGCGCACGGTGCTCATGGCGATCCTGCCGCTGGGGCACAACTACAACCTGGCGTCGCCGGGCCTGCTGGGCACCTTCTACTACGGCGGCACCGTGGTGCTGGCGCCCTCGGCGGACACGGCGGACATCTTCGCGCTGGTGCAAAAGGAACGGGTTTCGGTGATCGCCGCCGTGGTGCCGCTGATTTCGGCCTGGCTCAGCTCGCCGGAGCCGGACCGCTTCGACCTGTCTTCGCTGAAGGTGGTGCAGAACGGCGGCGCGCGGCTGGCGCCGGAACTGCGCCAGCGCCTGATGACGCGCTTTCGCTGCACGCCGCAGGAGATCTACGGCACGGCCGAGGGCCTGATCAACATGACGCGGCTGGACGACCCGCAGGAGCTGATCCTGCACAGCTCCGGCCGGCCGGTGTGCGAGGCCGACGAAATCAAGGTGGTGGACGACGCCGGCCATGAGGTGCCCGACGGCGAAGCGGGCGAGCTGCTGACACGCGGGCCCTACACCATTCGCGGCTACTACCTCGCTGCGGAGAAGAACGCCGAGGCCTTCACCGCGGACGGCTTCTACCGCATGGGCGACATCGTGCGCAAGCAGGGCCGCAGCATCTACACCGAAGGCCGGCGCAAGGACCTGATCAACCGCGGCGGCGAGAAGATCAGCTGCGAGGAGGTGGAGAACTACATCCTCATGCACCCGGCGGTGAAGTCGGTGAGCCTGGTCGCCATGCCCGACCCGGTGTTCGGCGAGAAGGCCTGCGCCTTCGTGATCCTGAAGGAAGGCGCGCAACTCGGTTTCGAGGAACTGATCGCGTTCCTCAAGACGCACCGGATCGCCGCCTTCAAGCTGCCGGAGCGGCTGGAAGTGGTGGGGCAGTTCCCCTTGAGCCCGGTGGGCAAGATCCTCAAGCGCCAGCTGCGCGACCAGATCGCGGCCACGCTGGAACGCGAAGGAAAGGCATGA
- a CDS encoding FAD-dependent monooxygenase: MKIKIIGAGPAGLYFAALMKRHDPGHDITIYERSRRDATWGFGVVFSDRALEFLRADDEELYQYLTPHMESWPHLTIQVNDSCIPITGNGFAAFGRLELLNLMYAYVEKLGVRIEFQTEIDSLDRVDDADLVVGANGAFSWVRAQNEDRFGTRCDWRPNRFIWWGTSKVFESLSLTFRATGHGVFCAHHYRYSPAMSTFLVEVEEGTWKRAGFDRMSPEDAIRHCETVFAPDLEGHPIISNNSYWRQFPAIWNERWSFGKVVLLGDALRTAHFSIGSGTRLAMEDSVALFKAFKEQGGDVQSALARFQELRMPPMKKIWDAANVSLRWYERMDENLRTMSPIEFAYSYMTRTGRVNHAEVRRRDPGLAQAYEQLHPEVA, translated from the coding sequence ATGAAGATCAAGATCATCGGGGCCGGCCCCGCCGGACTCTACTTCGCGGCCCTGATGAAGCGGCACGACCCGGGCCACGACATCACCATCTACGAGCGCAGCCGCCGCGATGCGACCTGGGGATTCGGCGTGGTGTTCTCGGACCGCGCGCTGGAGTTCCTGCGGGCCGACGACGAAGAGCTGTACCAGTACCTGACGCCGCACATGGAGAGCTGGCCTCACCTGACCATCCAGGTCAACGACAGCTGCATCCCCATCACCGGCAATGGCTTCGCCGCCTTCGGCCGGCTGGAGCTGCTGAACCTGATGTACGCCTACGTGGAGAAGCTGGGCGTGCGCATCGAGTTCCAGACCGAGATCGATTCACTGGACCGGGTCGATGACGCCGACCTCGTCGTCGGTGCCAACGGTGCCTTCTCCTGGGTGCGTGCGCAAAACGAGGACAGGTTCGGCACGCGCTGCGACTGGCGACCCAACCGCTTCATCTGGTGGGGCACCAGCAAGGTGTTCGAGAGCCTGTCGCTCACCTTCCGCGCCACCGGGCACGGCGTGTTCTGCGCCCACCACTACCGCTACAGCCCTGCGATGAGCACCTTCCTGGTGGAGGTGGAGGAGGGCACCTGGAAGCGCGCCGGCTTCGACCGGATGAGCCCGGAGGATGCGATCCGCCACTGCGAAACGGTGTTCGCGCCGGACCTCGAGGGCCACCCCATCATCTCCAACAACTCCTACTGGCGGCAGTTCCCGGCGATCTGGAACGAGCGCTGGAGTTTCGGCAAGGTGGTGCTGCTCGGCGACGCGCTGCGCACCGCGCATTTTTCCATCGGCTCCGGGACGCGGCTGGCGATGGAAGATTCCGTGGCCCTGTTCAAGGCCTTCAAGGAACAGGGCGGCGACGTGCAGTCAGCACTGGCGCGCTTCCAGGAATTGCGCATGCCGCCCATGAAGAAGATCTGGGATGCCGCCAACGTGAGCCTGCGCTGGTACGAGCGCATGGACGAGAACCTGAGGACGATGTCCCCGATCGAGTTCGCCTACAGCTACATGACCCGCACCGGCCGGGTCAACCACGCCGAGGTCCGGCGGCGCGATCCGGGGCTGGCACAGGCTTACGAGCAACTGCACCCGGAGGTCGCTTGA
- a CDS encoding Lrp/AsnC family transcriptional regulator translates to MDQLDRHDLALLAELQRDSRQTVQQLSAAAGLSSTPCWKRVKDMEASGVIRGYTALVDREKVGLSLCVLAEVNLTRHNEDDVRRFEREAAACPQIVSCYATTGQADYMIKVLVGDIKAYDSFLHETLFKLPGVTHVRSSVVLREIKSDTRLPFDSPRPKAEPKRRR, encoded by the coding sequence ATGGATCAACTCGACCGCCATGACCTGGCCCTGCTGGCCGAGCTGCAGCGCGATTCGCGCCAGACGGTGCAGCAGCTCTCCGCGGCCGCCGGCCTGTCCAGCACGCCATGCTGGAAGCGCGTCAAGGACATGGAGGCCAGCGGCGTGATCCGCGGCTACACGGCGCTGGTCGATCGCGAGAAGGTGGGCCTGTCGCTGTGCGTGCTGGCCGAAGTCAACCTGACGCGGCACAACGAGGACGACGTGCGGCGCTTCGAGCGCGAAGCGGCCGCCTGCCCGCAGATCGTGAGCTGCTACGCCACCACCGGCCAGGCCGACTACATGATCAAGGTACTGGTCGGCGACATCAAGGCCTATGACAGCTTCCTGCACGAGACCCTGTTCAAGCTGCCCGGCGTCACCCATGTGCGCTCCAGCGTCGTGCTGCGGGAGATCAAGTCCGACACGCGCCTGCCCTTCGACTCGCCCCGGCCCAAGGCTGAGCCGAAGCGGCGGCGCTGA
- a CDS encoding symmetrical bis(5'-nucleosyl)-tetraphosphatase, whose translation MALYLIGDVQGCDAPLGRLLEKIGFSASRDTIFMLGDLVNRGPQSDRVLRRLMGYGAAARCLLGNHDLSLLAVAHGDRAPHGNDTMDAVLAAPDREAMLDWLRHQRMAILEHGLLMVHGGVLPQWDAARTLALAGEVEALLRGPGLLDFLPRMYGNLPAQWSDSLAGADRLRVIINALTRLRFCTPDGVMDLKVSGKPAAAPPGMLPWFEVPGRKTAGQPIAFGHWSTLGYLRRPDIISLDTGCVWGGCLSALRLDPQGGHELIQVACEQAQTPGA comes from the coding sequence ATGGCACTGTACTTGATTGGTGATGTGCAGGGCTGCGACGCCCCCCTGGGCCGCCTGCTGGAAAAGATCGGGTTCTCGGCGAGCCGCGACACGATCTTCATGCTCGGCGACCTGGTGAACCGCGGCCCGCAGTCCGACCGCGTCCTGCGCCGCCTGATGGGCTATGGCGCGGCTGCACGCTGTCTGCTGGGCAACCACGACCTGAGCCTGCTGGCGGTCGCCCATGGCGATCGTGCGCCGCACGGCAACGACACCATGGATGCCGTGCTGGCCGCACCCGACCGCGAGGCGATGCTGGACTGGCTGCGGCACCAGCGCATGGCGATCCTCGAGCACGGGTTGCTGATGGTGCACGGCGGCGTGCTGCCGCAATGGGATGCGGCCCGGACCCTGGCCCTGGCCGGCGAAGTCGAGGCCCTGCTGCGCGGGCCCGGGCTGCTGGATTTCCTGCCGCGCATGTACGGCAACCTGCCGGCGCAATGGAGCGATTCGCTGGCCGGCGCCGACCGGCTGCGGGTGATCATCAACGCGCTCACACGGCTGCGCTTCTGCACGCCGGACGGGGTGATGGACCTGAAGGTGTCGGGGAAGCCGGCCGCGGCGCCGCCCGGCATGCTGCCCTGGTTCGAGGTGCCGGGCCGCAAGACCGCCGGCCAGCCCATCGCCTTCGGGCACTGGTCCACGCTCGGCTACCTGCGGCGGCCGGACATCATTTCGCTGGACACGGGCTGCGTCTGGGGCGGCTGCCTCAGCGCGCTGCGGCTCGACCCGCAGGGCGGGCACGAGTTGATCCAGGTGGCCTGCGAGCAGGCGCAAACGCCCGGGGCATGA